In a single window of the Phocoena sinus isolate mPhoSin1 chromosome 7, mPhoSin1.pri, whole genome shotgun sequence genome:
- the EFHD1 gene encoding EF-hand domain-containing protein D1 isoform X3, whose product MELKLMMEKLGAPQTHLGLKTMIKEVDEDFDGKLSFREFLLIFHKAAVGELQEDSGLMALAKLSEIDVALEGVKGAKDFFEAKVQALNSASKFEAEIKAEQDERKQAEEKRRLRQAAFRELKAAFST is encoded by the exons ATGGAGCTGAAGCTGATGATGGAGAAGCTGGGGGCCCCCCAGACCCACCTGGGCCTGAAGACCATGATCAAGGAGGTGGACGAGGACTTTGATGGCAAACTCAGCTTCCGTGAG TTCCTGCTAATATTCCACAAGGCCGCAGTGGGGGAACTACAGGAGGACAGTGGGCTGATGGCGCTGGCGAAGCTTTCTGAGATCGATGTTGCCCTGGAGGGCGTCAAAGGTGCCAAGGACTTCTTTGAAGCCAAG GTCCAAGCCTTGAACTCTGCCAGTAAGTTTGAAGCGGAGATAAAAGCAGAGCAAGATGAACGGAAGCAGGCGGAAGAGAAGAGGAGGCTCCGCCAGGCAGCCTTCCGGGAACTCAAGGCCGCTTTCAGTACATAG